Proteins found in one Melospiza melodia melodia isolate bMelMel2 chromosome 13, bMelMel2.pri, whole genome shotgun sequence genomic segment:
- the BCAR1 gene encoding breast cancer anti-estrogen resistance protein 1 isoform X2 has protein sequence MNYLNVLAKALYDNVAESPDELSFRKGDIMTVLERNTQGLDGWWLCSLHGRQGIVPGNRLKILVGMYDKKQPQQQAPAPAQGQAPPQPSVPQAALPFHHQGGYTPLSPASQYTPMHPAYAPQGDNVYLMPVPNKGQQGLYPGSAPTGQFPPAPAKQPSTYPKQAPPHTFPNPGQEIYQVPPSLGQAAEAYPGGSASPPQDVYQVPPSAGQAQEIYQVPPSLDMRSREGHKPQGKVLVPTRVGQVYVYDSPKGEQVEYDFPRHLISTGSQEIYDVPPVRGGVPSQFSQEVYDTPPMAVKGPNGQDPGQEIYDVPPSVEKNLHQTVYDVPPSVSKDVPDGPAREETYDVPPAFAKQKAFEPSRHPLILAQQEPYLPEDVYDVPPAAGKGAPELPLSHEIYDVPPSLKKLGGSSFPSQEVYDVPRDLHAPGKGSVDTEGEYIYDVPPQVDREAKGADAKRLSASSTGSTRSNVSTSSLDVVPVKEPAKGAGKEFSLDLDAAMETLAKLQSGVSSAVSYLMSFISTNWRSPEHMEANAANIRGAAEGVRTALRDLLEFARGAVGNAAQASDRSLYTKLSKQLQKMEEVYQALARHGQALDACHWAPSALASSKPGTDDLEHFIMHSRGVPDDTKQLASFLHGNASLLFKRTKPAVESGGHGPPHPSDKASSIQSRPLPSPPKLLAQESPDGPYENSESGWMEDYDYVHLQGKEEFEKTQKELLEKGNIIRQSKDQLEHQQLKQFERLEQEVTRPIDNDLSNWSPPQHYSPARGGGTLCPADRQLLLFYLEQCEANLTTLTNAVDAFFTAVSTNQPPKIFVAHSKFVILSAHKLVFIGDTLSRQAKAQDVQHKVMHYSNLLCEMLKEIVMTTKAAALHYPSPSASKDMVERVKDLANSTQQFRMVLGQLAAM, from the exons ATGAACTACCTG AACGTGCTGGCCAAGGCGCTGTACGACAACGTGGCCGAGTCCCCGGACGAGCTCTCCTTCCGCAAGGGCGACATCATGACGGTGCTGGAGCGCAACACGCAGGGGCTGGATGGCTGGTGGCTCTGTTCGCTCCATGGCCGGCAGGGCATCGTTCCCGGGAACCGCCTCAAGATTCTCGTGGGGATGTACGACAAGAAGCAGCCGCAGCAGCAAGCGCCTGCcccggcacagggacaggcaccgCCGCAGCCATCTGTACCCCAGGCGGCTCTGCCCTTCCACCACCAAGGCGGCTACACCCCGCTGTCACCCGCCTCGCAGTACACCCCCATGCACCCTGCTTATGCACCCCAAGGGGACAATGTCTATCTGATGCCAGTCCCCAACAAGGGACAGCAGGGTCTGTACCCGGGCTCAGCACCCACTGGACAGTTTCCTCCTGCCCCAGCTAAGCAGCCTTCCACCTACCCGAAGCAGGCACCTCCCCACACCTTCCCCAACCCCGGCCAGGAAATCTACCAGGTTCCCCCCTCCCTGGGCCAGGCAGCAGAGGCGTACCCAGGGGGCTCTGCCAGTCCCCCCCAGGATGTCTACCAGGTTCCTCCTTCAGCTGGTCAGGCTCAAGAAATCTACCAGGTGCCGCCGTCATTGGACATGAGGAGCAGGGAAGGGCACAAGCCCCAGGGCAAG GTGCTGGTGCCCACCCGTGTGGGCCAGGTGTATGTCTATGACTCCCCCAAGGGTGAGCAGGTTGAGTACGATTTCCCTCGCCACCTGATCTCCACGGGCTCCCAGGAGATCTATGACGTGCCGCCTGTCCGAGGAGGGGTCCCCAGCCAGTTCAGCCAGGAG GTCTACGACACTCCTCCCATGGCAGTGAAGGGTCCCAATGGGCAGGACCCAGGGCAAGAGATCTATGATGTGCCCCCCAGTGTGGAGAAGAACTTGCACCAAACT GTGTACGATGTCCCCCCCTCAGTGAGCAAGGACGTGCCCGATGGCCCGGCGCGGGAGGAGACGTACGATGTGCCACCCGCCTTTGCCAAGCAGAAAGCCTTCGAGCCCTCCCGCCACCCCCTGATCCTGGCCCAGCAGGAGCCCTACTTGCCAGAGGACGTCTACGATGTgcccccagcagctgggaaaggtgCTCCTGAGCTGCCACTCTCCCACGAGATCTACGATGTGCCCCCCAGCCTCAAGAAGCTGGGGGGATCCAGCTTCCCCTCCCAGGAGGTGTACGATGTGCCCCGGGACCTGCACGCCCCGGGCAAGGGCTCAGTGGACACGGAGGGCGAGTACATCTACGACGTCCCCCCACAAGTGGACCGTGAGGCCAAGGGTGCTGACGCCAAGCGCCTCTCGGCTTCCAGCACAGGCAGCACCCGCAGCAACGTCTCCACATCCTCGCTGGACGTGGTGCCTGTGAAGGAGCCGGCTAAGGGAGCCGGCAAGGAGTTCTCCCTGGACTTGGATGCCGCCATGGAGACGCTGGCCAAGCTCCAGAGTGGCGTCAGCAGCGCTGTCTCCTACCTCATGTCCTTTATCAGCACCAACTGGCGCAGCCCCGAGCACATGGAGGCCAATGCTGCCAACATccgtggggcagccgagggcgtCCGGACAGCCCTCCGGGACCTGCTGGAGTTTGCCCGGGGGGCAGTGGGCAATGCTGCCCAGGCCTCTGACCGCTCTCTCTACACCAAGCTCAGCAAGCAGCTGCAGAAGATGGAGGAGGTCTACCAGGCCCTGGCACGGCACGGCCAAGCGCTGGACGCTTGCCACTGGGCCCCCAGTGCTCTGGCCAGCAGCAAGCCAGGCACAGACGACTTGGAGCACTTCATCATGCACTCACGTGGTGTTCCTGATGACACTAAGCAGTTGGCTTCCTTCCTGCATGGCAATGCCTCCCTTCTCTTTAAACGGACAAAGCCGGCGGTGGagagtggtggccatgggccccCTCACCCCTCCGACAAGGCCAGCAGCATCCAGTCACggcccctgccctcccctcccaaGTTGCTGGCCCAGGAGTCACCTGATGGGCCCTACGAGAACAGCGAGAGCGGCTGGATGGAGGATTATGACTATGTGCATCTCCAG GGCAAGGAGGAGTTTGAGAAGACCCAGAAGGAACTGCTGGAGAAAGGCAACATCATCCGGCAGAGCAAGGACCAGCTGGAGCACCAGCAG CTGAAGCAGTTTGAGCGGCTGGAGCAGGAGGTGACGCGCCCCATCGACAACGACCTGTCCAACTGGAGCCCCCCCCAGCACTACAGCCCCGCGCGGGGCGGGGGGACACTGTGTCCTGCTGACCGCCAGCTCCTCCTCTTCTACCTGGAGCAGTGCGAGGCCAACCTCACCACGCTCACCAATGCTGTCGATGCCTTCTTCACTGCTGTCAGCACCAACCAACCTCCCAAGATCTTTGTGGCCCACAGCAAGTTTGTCATCCTCAGTGCCCACAAGCTCGTCTTTATTGGGGACACGCTGTCCCGCCAGGCCAAGGCCCAGGACGTCCAGCACAAGGTGATGCACTACAGCAACCTCCTCTGTGAGATGCTCAAGGAGATCGTGATGACCACCAAGGCAGCCGCCCTCCACTACCCATCGCCTTCTGCCTCCAAGGACATGGTGGAGCGTGTCAAGGACCTCGCCAACAGCACGCAGCAGTTCAGGATGGTGCTGGGCCAGCTGGCAGCCATGTGA
- the BCAR1 gene encoding breast cancer anti-estrogen resistance protein 1 isoform X1: MTPHRPAGPGSPPRRGALFQNVLAKALYDNVAESPDELSFRKGDIMTVLERNTQGLDGWWLCSLHGRQGIVPGNRLKILVGMYDKKQPQQQAPAPAQGQAPPQPSVPQAALPFHHQGGYTPLSPASQYTPMHPAYAPQGDNVYLMPVPNKGQQGLYPGSAPTGQFPPAPAKQPSTYPKQAPPHTFPNPGQEIYQVPPSLGQAAEAYPGGSASPPQDVYQVPPSAGQAQEIYQVPPSLDMRSREGHKPQGKVLVPTRVGQVYVYDSPKGEQVEYDFPRHLISTGSQEIYDVPPVRGGVPSQFSQEVYDTPPMAVKGPNGQDPGQEIYDVPPSVEKNLHQTVYDVPPSVSKDVPDGPAREETYDVPPAFAKQKAFEPSRHPLILAQQEPYLPEDVYDVPPAAGKGAPELPLSHEIYDVPPSLKKLGGSSFPSQEVYDVPRDLHAPGKGSVDTEGEYIYDVPPQVDREAKGADAKRLSASSTGSTRSNVSTSSLDVVPVKEPAKGAGKEFSLDLDAAMETLAKLQSGVSSAVSYLMSFISTNWRSPEHMEANAANIRGAAEGVRTALRDLLEFARGAVGNAAQASDRSLYTKLSKQLQKMEEVYQALARHGQALDACHWAPSALASSKPGTDDLEHFIMHSRGVPDDTKQLASFLHGNASLLFKRTKPAVESGGHGPPHPSDKASSIQSRPLPSPPKLLAQESPDGPYENSESGWMEDYDYVHLQGKEEFEKTQKELLEKGNIIRQSKDQLEHQQLKQFERLEQEVTRPIDNDLSNWSPPQHYSPARGGGTLCPADRQLLLFYLEQCEANLTTLTNAVDAFFTAVSTNQPPKIFVAHSKFVILSAHKLVFIGDTLSRQAKAQDVQHKVMHYSNLLCEMLKEIVMTTKAAALHYPSPSASKDMVERVKDLANSTQQFRMVLGQLAAM, encoded by the exons ATGACGCCGCACCGGCCGGCGGGGCCCGGCTCACCGCCCCGGCGCGGGGCTCTCTTCCAGAACGTGCTGGCCAAGGCGCTGTACGACAACGTGGCCGAGTCCCCGGACGAGCTCTCCTTCCGCAAGGGCGACATCATGACGGTGCTGGAGCGCAACACGCAGGGGCTGGATGGCTGGTGGCTCTGTTCGCTCCATGGCCGGCAGGGCATCGTTCCCGGGAACCGCCTCAAGATTCTCGTGGGGATGTACGACAAGAAGCAGCCGCAGCAGCAAGCGCCTGCcccggcacagggacaggcaccgCCGCAGCCATCTGTACCCCAGGCGGCTCTGCCCTTCCACCACCAAGGCGGCTACACCCCGCTGTCACCCGCCTCGCAGTACACCCCCATGCACCCTGCTTATGCACCCCAAGGGGACAATGTCTATCTGATGCCAGTCCCCAACAAGGGACAGCAGGGTCTGTACCCGGGCTCAGCACCCACTGGACAGTTTCCTCCTGCCCCAGCTAAGCAGCCTTCCACCTACCCGAAGCAGGCACCTCCCCACACCTTCCCCAACCCCGGCCAGGAAATCTACCAGGTTCCCCCCTCCCTGGGCCAGGCAGCAGAGGCGTACCCAGGGGGCTCTGCCAGTCCCCCCCAGGATGTCTACCAGGTTCCTCCTTCAGCTGGTCAGGCTCAAGAAATCTACCAGGTGCCGCCGTCATTGGACATGAGGAGCAGGGAAGGGCACAAGCCCCAGGGCAAG GTGCTGGTGCCCACCCGTGTGGGCCAGGTGTATGTCTATGACTCCCCCAAGGGTGAGCAGGTTGAGTACGATTTCCCTCGCCACCTGATCTCCACGGGCTCCCAGGAGATCTATGACGTGCCGCCTGTCCGAGGAGGGGTCCCCAGCCAGTTCAGCCAGGAG GTCTACGACACTCCTCCCATGGCAGTGAAGGGTCCCAATGGGCAGGACCCAGGGCAAGAGATCTATGATGTGCCCCCCAGTGTGGAGAAGAACTTGCACCAAACT GTGTACGATGTCCCCCCCTCAGTGAGCAAGGACGTGCCCGATGGCCCGGCGCGGGAGGAGACGTACGATGTGCCACCCGCCTTTGCCAAGCAGAAAGCCTTCGAGCCCTCCCGCCACCCCCTGATCCTGGCCCAGCAGGAGCCCTACTTGCCAGAGGACGTCTACGATGTgcccccagcagctgggaaaggtgCTCCTGAGCTGCCACTCTCCCACGAGATCTACGATGTGCCCCCCAGCCTCAAGAAGCTGGGGGGATCCAGCTTCCCCTCCCAGGAGGTGTACGATGTGCCCCGGGACCTGCACGCCCCGGGCAAGGGCTCAGTGGACACGGAGGGCGAGTACATCTACGACGTCCCCCCACAAGTGGACCGTGAGGCCAAGGGTGCTGACGCCAAGCGCCTCTCGGCTTCCAGCACAGGCAGCACCCGCAGCAACGTCTCCACATCCTCGCTGGACGTGGTGCCTGTGAAGGAGCCGGCTAAGGGAGCCGGCAAGGAGTTCTCCCTGGACTTGGATGCCGCCATGGAGACGCTGGCCAAGCTCCAGAGTGGCGTCAGCAGCGCTGTCTCCTACCTCATGTCCTTTATCAGCACCAACTGGCGCAGCCCCGAGCACATGGAGGCCAATGCTGCCAACATccgtggggcagccgagggcgtCCGGACAGCCCTCCGGGACCTGCTGGAGTTTGCCCGGGGGGCAGTGGGCAATGCTGCCCAGGCCTCTGACCGCTCTCTCTACACCAAGCTCAGCAAGCAGCTGCAGAAGATGGAGGAGGTCTACCAGGCCCTGGCACGGCACGGCCAAGCGCTGGACGCTTGCCACTGGGCCCCCAGTGCTCTGGCCAGCAGCAAGCCAGGCACAGACGACTTGGAGCACTTCATCATGCACTCACGTGGTGTTCCTGATGACACTAAGCAGTTGGCTTCCTTCCTGCATGGCAATGCCTCCCTTCTCTTTAAACGGACAAAGCCGGCGGTGGagagtggtggccatgggccccCTCACCCCTCCGACAAGGCCAGCAGCATCCAGTCACggcccctgccctcccctcccaaGTTGCTGGCCCAGGAGTCACCTGATGGGCCCTACGAGAACAGCGAGAGCGGCTGGATGGAGGATTATGACTATGTGCATCTCCAG GGCAAGGAGGAGTTTGAGAAGACCCAGAAGGAACTGCTGGAGAAAGGCAACATCATCCGGCAGAGCAAGGACCAGCTGGAGCACCAGCAG CTGAAGCAGTTTGAGCGGCTGGAGCAGGAGGTGACGCGCCCCATCGACAACGACCTGTCCAACTGGAGCCCCCCCCAGCACTACAGCCCCGCGCGGGGCGGGGGGACACTGTGTCCTGCTGACCGCCAGCTCCTCCTCTTCTACCTGGAGCAGTGCGAGGCCAACCTCACCACGCTCACCAATGCTGTCGATGCCTTCTTCACTGCTGTCAGCACCAACCAACCTCCCAAGATCTTTGTGGCCCACAGCAAGTTTGTCATCCTCAGTGCCCACAAGCTCGTCTTTATTGGGGACACGCTGTCCCGCCAGGCCAAGGCCCAGGACGTCCAGCACAAGGTGATGCACTACAGCAACCTCCTCTGTGAGATGCTCAAGGAGATCGTGATGACCACCAAGGCAGCCGCCCTCCACTACCCATCGCCTTCTGCCTCCAAGGACATGGTGGAGCGTGTCAAGGACCTCGCCAACAGCACGCAGCAGTTCAGGATGGTGCTGGGCCAGCTGGCAGCCATGTGA
- the LOC134424251 gene encoding probable D-lactate dehydrogenase, mitochondrial, protein MVPFLSRCNMALRRVLALAAALGRRSCCSKPSLPPAFVEALRAVVGAPNVSTATAVREQHGHDESMHPCAPPDVVVWPQAVEQVQELAALCHRSRVPMVPFGTGTGLEGGVNAVQGGVCFDLSRMDAIAELSLEDFSVAVEPGVTHKALNKHLRGTGLWFPVGMLIPGQ, encoded by the exons ATGGTGCCGTTCTTGTCCCGTTGCAACATGGCCCTGCGGAGGGTGCTGGcgctggcagcagccctggggcgccgcagctgctgctccaaG CCCTCGCTGCCCCCTGCCTTCGTGGAGGCCCTGAGGGCCGTGGTCGGGGCCCCCAATGTCTCCACGGCCACAGCGGTGCGGGAGCAGCACGGCCACGATGAGTCCATGCACCC gtgtgcccccccgGACGTGGTGGTGTGGCCCCAGGCGGTGGAGCAGGTGCAGGAGCTGGCAGCCCTCTGTCACCGCAGCCGCGTGCCCATGGTGCCCTTCGGCACCGGGACCGGCCTGGAAGGAGGCGTCAATGCCGTGCAG ggcggCGTCTGCTTTGACCTGAGCCGCATGGACGCCATCGCAGAGCTGAGCCTCGAGGACTTCTCGGTGGCGGTGGAGCCCGGTGTCACCCACAAGGCCCTCAATAAGCACCTGCGTGGCACCGGGCTCTGGTTCCCTGTCG GTATGCTGATTCCAGGGCAGTAG